The DNA window GGagattttttcttttcaaaaaattcaattcaaCCCACATAAATTATCGTAATTTACTGAGCAAATGTTTTATAATTTGTTTACTACATATCACAAAACACAATGTCAAGTATTACAAAGGTGCTATTAAACAAAGGGCATGAGTCTGCAATACTGGTGCAAACACTAGCagtataatcataatatcaaagcCGCCAAAACGTACGTAGAGGACATTTCATTCACGTTTTTTCACACGGACAAATCAACATTTTTTCAAGGACCATATAACTTGCAAAATAAAATTAACACGGTTGACCAGAAACCGAATGCAGCGTCACAAAAACTTTTTAAGTACTTTCAAGCTTTTAACCAATGAAATATTTAGAAATTATacgtaaaaaattaaaaatacttGAAATAAACTTTTGTACACACTAGCTAAATCAACTATTTAAGAACAGAACTTAATCTATTATACTCgagattttcttaaatatacATGTTCCAGATACAACATAATATCCTCCCAAAATCTCTTTGCTGAGCTGAGTTTAAACCACCCCAAAGCAAGATGTAAACGTGTAATATACATTGCGAACGCTTGAATACAGAAATGACCCCAAAAATGGAAAACCAGGCTCGAAGATCAGGATTGGCAAGCACATAATTTACAGAAGTTAAATTAAACGTGGATCCCTAGTATAAACTAGGGATTCTGATGGAATAAAACTGGAAATGAATGCAAGTAAAACAATGGAGAAACGGATTTGAGAAGACTCGATCAAACTTCAATTCAGCGACCAAAATTGATCTACACAATCTACAAGATTATCAGGTATCACTTCACAGCTACATCAGCGATCTCATGCTGTGACAATACAACTAATATCAGATTATATCTGTGTCATTTCTCAGGAAATAGCAGCGAACAAAATCCAAATAGAACACCGGCAATGGGGGGGAATCAGTTAATATCTTACCATCCTCGAGTATCTTTGACAAAAATGAACGCCTGGGGGTTGATATTTCTCAGCAAATAAAGGATTTATTTGTCAATAGCCTCAGCTACATGGTACTTACAAAACTCTCATTTATTCCCAAAATCATAAGCAAGCAAAAGCTAGGATGGTCATGGGCCAAAATCAGACTTTTAATGTGCTGCAATACTTAGTGAACCGTAAAAAGTTTGTTTAGACACCTGTTCATTACCAGCAAGAAATTAAAACAATCGACAGCAAAGTAAAATCAGCATCAACAGCTGCTGCATCATCTAAACACAGCATCAATAGCTACTGCATCATCTCGTCAATCAGCAGCAACTACTTCTCACGAGCACAACTATATAAGGCCAGTAAAGTTTACATATGAGTCAAATGTTCAATGATCCACATCCAGGATAAACATTCACAAAAGCTAATTACCGAGAGTTCAATAAATACTAAATAGAAAATTACCACAAACTTCACGTGACACTATAAATAGCAAAGGGAAACGAAAGCTTAGACACTGTTCAAGTAGCAACCATAGCAAGGTGCAAAGACCATCAAACATGACATAGGATTTCATAACAGTTGAGAAGAATGCAACCTTCAAAGTAATCTTGAGGACATCACTAATAGCAACCACTACATAGAAATATCCAATTTATCCAAGACAACTGCTGCAAAAGAAGTTGTATCAAGTCATTATCGCATCAAGCAGCACCAGCTCCATTATTCCTGAAAACAAGATACAATAAAGCATTGTCAAGAACAATGCCAATCAAGCTAATGATTCAAGTGGGTTCCAACACTCACATCAGCTTCAGAACCTGGAGATGGGCTTCGAGAACCATCACGAATAACACGAGGAGACACACTCTTTGGAGTGGCTGATCGTTCTTTGTGATTCTTAGCATCTGGACTTTCATCCCTGGACAGAGATCTCCTTGGAGATGGGCTTCGTCGAGGACTTAGACTGCGATGAACAGGGGAAGCACTGTCGAGTGTGCCAAACGTATCATCACAAAACTAATTTATGAACATATTGTTCAACTCAAGATAAACAAAGGTAATAATAAAGAAATACCTTCCATAAGACCGACTTCGACTGCGTCGCTCATCATTATACTTGCCTCTTCCACGGTCTCTACGATAAGCAGGACTCCGACTGCGGCTCCAACTTTGGCTCCTGCTCCTGCCATGGTGCCGACGATCCCTGTCCTTGCCAACATCACGCTCACGTTCACGTTCATATCTACCTCTACTTCTACTACGGCCCCTATTCCGGTAATCCTTGTCCTTGTAATCATCTTTGTGCCTAGATCAATTTGTTTTGAGTCAGGACAACTGACTAAGAAAGATACTTGATTACAAAATACAAGTGCTCGGCAACTCAATTAGGGAAAACCAAAAAATGTACTTGCTTTCTTTCGATTTTTTGTCATTGAAAAGAAATATAGATTTTCTACAGGATGTATCATCTGTAAAAAATGATTAACTcctgaataaattcaagtgaatctagaaaatcAGTATCCAAATAATAAGTAACTGCACAGAATCTGGTCGTGTAGATGACCAAAGATAAAAAGTGAGCAAATTAGCGAAGCTGTTGAATATGGCTTCTCTATTCTAATTTATAGGGAACTggaaaaaaattctaaaattcaaatGCCAGACACATCATAAGTCATAACCCATCACACGATTCACATAAATGCAAATATTTACTTTTCTGCAGTTAAATGTCTAAGATGCCTCCAAGCTGCTGTAAATCATGAGTTTGAACAGTTATGTACTTAATAAACATGAGAAAAAGATTATATACCTTGGCCGAGGACTGCGACTTCTAGATCGCCTTTTGGACTTGTAAACAGGCTCTGAAATCCTCCCCTTGTGACTGATGAAAAAGACCATTAAAGTTTGTTAAGTTGGCATTTCTAATCAAACAACTATCAATCAATTGCACAAACGAATGGCAATTCAAAACAGCAACCCAACAAAGTAATATTCTGTAAGTGATTCCTTTTCCAACAAGTAATACacactttaaaaaaaatcctCCAAGAAAGCAACTACACACATAACAAAAAGACCAAAAAAGAATAGTGAGGGAACAGCCAACATACATTTTTTCAGCGTCCGGGCCATACTTTGCAAATTGAACCATTATTTCTCGCCCATCAACAACTCTTCCTTCACATAAAAGACTTCAAATTTCCCATAATAAAAAATGACAATAATCTAACAGATTAACACACTTTAAAATCCATTTCTCCACCTGTCAAACAGACTTACCATCTagcttgtcaactgcctttgcaGCCTCTTCCTGATACTTATATCGCACAAATGCGAAGCC is part of the Primulina eburnea isolate SZY01 chromosome 1, ASM2296580v1, whole genome shotgun sequence genome and encodes:
- the LOC140842589 gene encoding uncharacterized protein isoform X2; translated protein: MSHFGRSGPPDIRDTYSLLVLNITFRTTADDLFPLFDKYGKVVDVFIPRDRRTGDSRGFAFVRYKYQEEAAKAVDKLDGRVVDGREIMVQFAKYGPDAEKIHKGRISEPVYKSKRRSRSRSPRPRHKDDYKDKDYRNRGRSRSRGRYERERERDVGKDRDRRHHGRSRSQSWSRSRSPAYRRDRGRGKYNDERRSRSRSYGSLSPRRSPSPRRSLSRDESPDAKNHKERSATPKSVSPRVIRDGSRSPSPGSEADE
- the LOC140842589 gene encoding uncharacterized protein isoform X1; protein product: MSHFGRSGPPDIRDTYSLLVLNITFRTTADDLFPLFDKYGKVVDVFIPRDRRTGDSRGFAFVRYKYQEEAAKAVDKLDGRVVDGREIMVQFAKYGPDAEKIHKGRISEPVYKSKRRSRSRSPRPRHKDDYKDKDYRNRGRSRSRGRYERERERDVGKDRDRRHHGRSRSQSWSRSRSPAYRRDRGRGKYNDERRSRSRSYGSASPVHRSLSPRRSPSPRRSLSRDESPDAKNHKERSATPKSVSPRVIRDGSRSPSPGSEADE
- the LOC140842589 gene encoding uncharacterized protein isoform X3 is translated as MCNWRTGDSRGFAFVRYKYQEEAAKAVDKLDGRVVDGREIMVQFAKYGPDAEKIHKGRISEPVYKSKRRSRSRSPRPRHKDDYKDKDYRNRGRSRSRGRYERERERDVGKDRDRRHHGRSRSQSWSRSRSPAYRRDRGRGKYNDERRSRSRSYGSASPVHRSLSPRRSPSPRRSLSRDESPDAKNHKERSATPKSVSPRVIRDGSRSPSPGSEADE